A genomic region of Miscanthus floridulus cultivar M001 chromosome 3, ASM1932011v1, whole genome shotgun sequence contains the following coding sequences:
- the LOC136546337 gene encoding uncharacterized protein, translated as MGLCLSVALWKEKLYGADGSSRSVRGRVVVHKVAGVDGGDCEYGILGGDADDVLGVEQKAAVAPAAVAVKSGGVEGAAAAVSGGTPVRPIWQRRVLMGFKCQLPRFSGMILYDESGWPVCSGIRDRARDQEKHAAAISVLRDLL; from the coding sequence ATGGGTCTCTGCCTGTCCGTGGCTCTCTGGAAGGAGAAGCTCTACGGCGCCGACGGCAGCAGCCGGTCGGTGCGGGGCCGCGTCGTCGTCCATAAGGTTGCCGGCGTGGACGGTGGTGACTGCGAGTACGGGATATTGGGAGGCGACGCCGACGACGTGCTGGGAGTAGAGCAGAAGGCGGCGGTGGCTCCGGCGGCCGTAGCAGTGAAAAGCGGTGGAGTGGAGGGAGCTGCCGCTGCCGTGTCGGGCGGCACTCCGGTGCGGCCGATATGGCAGAGGAGGGTGCTGATGGGCTTCAAGTGCCAGCTGCCGCGGTTCAGCGGGATGATCCTGTACGACGAGAGCGGCTGGCCGGTGTGCAGTGGCATCCGGGACAGAGCTCGTGACCAG